Part of the Phaeodactylum tricornutum CCAP 1055/1 chromosome 5, whole genome shotgun sequence genome is shown below.
CCATATTGATGCATAAAATGAGGCGCAATGTTCGTTCTTGACTAATATCATCAAGAAGGCTCCTCGTTTCCAAAGGATTTACACCAGACTCGTGTAGAGTTAACTCTAAAGGGGAATGTACAGTCACCCGTGATGTTCGACCGGcaacttcgtcgtcgacatATGCTTGTATCGACGCACGAGCGGACGCGGAAGGATCGCTTGGATACCAGGAACATGACTGTGAAGAGGATTGATCCAAAAGATACAAGTCCAGTTGAGATGCAAAGAAGCTAGTGTGAATTCCCGAACCGGCGGCTATTTCCAGAATGGAAAATATGGTTGATTGTGACGAACACGACACAACAGCATCAAAGACTTTGCATTTCAGGACATCCCAAATCACTTGCTTGTTACGGTGTGACGCTGGCGCGTCCATCTTGGCCGAGTTCATGCTCATTTCCGTGGTAGCACTCGAGACGCTTCTCGTGGTGCTTCGGATGGCTTTGATAGCCCGCCCAAAGAAAGGGCGATATCCGCtttccaacgacaaggaAGTCAGCGTCAATCTAGGATACACAAAAGATGCGACCGCAGCAGATCTCAAGAATGGTATTGTAGAGAAAACAGTCCACCAGACGATGGTCGTCGTTGTGCAGGTGCTGGCGAAGGCGAGTTGTCGAAACGTGGAATGCGCCCGGATACACCGAGTCCGCATGGACGAGGAAACGAAGGAAATGCGATAGGTGGCTGTTGGACTTTCAAGCAAAAAGTTATGGTCCTTCTCTGTTGAAGCAAGCGGAAGCACTGTCGGTTGTAGAAAAGAAGAGATGTCAATAATACGGGATCCTTTGTTTACAATAATCTCTTCGAAGAATGCAGAATGTGTAACGTATCTTGGATCTGGGATCTGGGACATTTTCGTTTCCATCATACACTGTGAACTTTTGTTCAGTCTGTCCGTGAttcgctttcgtttgctcGTCCGGATACCTTGTCTACTGAGTGTTAGCAAGGAGAAGGCCGGCTTTGGCGCTGGGTAGGTAGCAACGACGCAAGTTTAAATTGGGCGCCATCCAATACTATCTATACCAACTTTGTAGGCCGGCGTGCCTCCAAACCCGGAGTTCAGATAGACGATCCAAAACCGCTTCCGACTCGATCGATAGCGCCTTGGGAATGCGGAAATGTCGAGACCCTAAGAGATGCGGTGCACCCGTAATTCCATCGAACCGCTGTTCCGGTCTGAAACAAGTTGTACCCAAGCTTCGCCTGCCTACTCTCCGACAGCACTGTCATTCAATCCTTCTACCTCACCTCTCCTACAGCATCGATTGAACCTCAATCGACGGCGATTACGGTTAGCGCCAGAAAAAAGTCTTGATTGCATCGCAAAGGTTCCGCCGCGGTGTGTGCTATCGAACACCTCTTTAAAAGTGATCCTAAACGCACACAGTTTTTGTCTACGCTGTTCCGGATCTTTTAAAGTCCTGGCAGTTTGATACTGATTTCAGTACCTGCTTGCTACTTGACAATAGCCAAAATGAAGGTCGAAACGCCGCAAATCTTGTGGATCCCGGAGGCCGACAAGGGCATCAATGCGGCTCTAATGTCCGTGGACATGGTTGCCTCGGGCTTTGTGGACAATAATGTCTCGCAATCCTGCCACGTCTTGGCTACGGCGGGAAACGACAACGATATTAACCTTTGGAGAGTTTCTTTTGCGGACGAGGAGGAGCTCCGAAACACCGAGACTCCGGAAACTCCTATTTTCGAACACCGACAACTGGAACCTAGTACAAGCATTCATTATATATGCAGTCTGTCACGTCACGAGGGACCCGTCAATGTTGTGAAATTCAGTCCGGACGGACTGCATTTGGCAACCGCCGGCGACACAGGAACCATCATTGTATGGAGTGTTCCGGTAGCGAAACGTGGGAATGGCAACGGTCGCCACTTTTGGTCCAGTATTGCGCGTGAAGCCGATTTGCATATGCAAATTGTGACTCGGACGGGAGAAGGCATTGCCGACGTTTCCTGGAGTGCTGATTCCAAGCGATTCCTTGCTGGTAGTATTGACCACTCCGTTTTTTGTGTGGAAGACGCCAACTACGTACTTGACGAAGCGACCTTCACGGAGCAGGATAGCGACCTCAACGCTTCTCCCGCGAGAACTTTGTCCAGCACCGCGCAAGCCAGTTGGAAGATTGTCTACCGCAACGGAATTGATCACACTCACTTTGTGCAGGGTGTCGCTTACGACCCTCTCGGTGTGTACCTCGCTAGCATGTCCAGCGATCGGACTGTACGGGTGTGGACGCGAAAGTCGCCgctgaaaaagaacaagcaGGTGCTGCGTCCGGTTAATGTACACAGTAGTAGCGTGGTGCCGCCCGTCGAGCAGTCGCGGAATGTTGGACGCGCATTGCTTCACGCCAAACTGGATGTCATGACCAAATCCAAACAACTCAAGTATCGCCGCGTCCCTCAGAACTGTACCACCACAGCCGAAACCAATGGTGCTGGTCCTGTAACCGCATCTCCGGTAACTCCAACCAAGACCATCGTCGTGAAGCAACACTTGTTTGCCGACGAACCTACATTACAAAGCTTCTTCCGACGCTTATCATGGACGACGGACGGTGCCTTTTTGGTGACACCGGCGGCCTTGTACCATCCACCGCAGGCAGTCGAAAATGAACAGAACAATCCGAATAAGAGCGAGCCCGTGTACGCTACATATCTGTACGCCAGGCACAAACTGGACGAGCCGTACAAAGTTTTGGCCGGACTCGAAACGGTACGAATGTGATCGGAAGAAAGCTGGTTTTAACACGCGCAATTGATCAAGTTGACTTACCCTACGTTCCGTGTATTCCCCCACTCTGTCTCTACAGCCTTCTGTTGCGGTACGGCCAAATCCGGTTCTCTTTCAACTTCCTTCGGGCGCGACCTACAACGAAGACTGTAAAGAAAACCAAGCCGGCATGTCGACATGTAACAAGCCATCTACGTCGGGCTTGCCCTACCGATCTATCTTTGCCGTGCTGACGTGGAACACGGTGCTTATCTATGATACGTATCATGATACCCCACTCTCCGTTGTGAAAGGTTTGCATTACGCCAACCTGTCCGACGCTACTTGGTCGGATGACGGACACGTCCTCATAGTTTCCTCAACGGATGGCTATGTTTCAGTTTTGCAGTTTGCTCTGGGAGAGCTGGGAGTTGTGTATACCCCCACCCCATCGCTCGCCCTGCCCACAACCTCAACCAGTTCCACAGATGCCACGATGGCTCTCAAACTACAACCGGAAGAACTCGTTGCAGCACCCATGTCCATGACGAATCACCGACCGTCACCGTGTAGGACTACGCAACAGTTGCCGCCCTGTGAACCTGGTCAAACTTACGTCGTGGCGCCGCCGGCCAAGAGGGCCAAGACTCGCATAACTCCGACGCTGATAGCGAACCCCGGTGAAACGCATCGTGTCAATGGGGAAATGAACGCGACGTGCCTACCTGCCAAACGTGCCGCGACCGAAACGGTGGAGCACGCTGTGGACAAATTATCGCTGAatgccgaagaagccaacgTGGTACACGAACCACCGATCCGAAAAAAGAAACGTATTCAACCAATATTGTTGAGTAGTAGCTAAGGTAAAGGACTATTTGGACGTCTATAAAAATACACAGTTTCCAAATTATTTTACAGACCATACAGATCTCGCACCGCTGTGTCAAAGTCTTCCACGGCCCGATCGAGATCATCGTTGGTCACAATCTTGTCGAAATTTCCCAACCGCCGGCCGTATTCGACTTCCTTGGCGGCATTTCCTACTCTCTTTTGAATTGTTTCGGGACTTTCGCTACCCCTACCCACGAGTCTTACCTGCAACTCCGCAATTGAAGGTGGCGCAATGAAAATATACTGGGGGCGCAGTAGTATCCCTAGAGGAGGCTTCTTCTCGAGAATCTTGATGTTTTGCACACCCTGTACGTCGATATCCATCAAGGGTCGTTTCATAGAACGAGAGGTGTCGGTATTGGTATTAATACTGGTACTGGTGTTGGTATCTGGATGCCGTGACGATGCTTGCTGAACGTCTCGCAGGGATTGCCAAGATGTGCCGTAGTAGTTTCCGTGTACGTGTGCGGATTCGACAAAGTAGTCTTGCGCCAGAAATTCGTGCATTCGTTCGCTCGAGACAAAGTGATAGTGAACCCCATCGACTTCACCTTCCCGGGGAGCTCTTGTGGTGTGTGACGTCGTGAACGCAAAGAATTGGTCGCCACCCCGTTGCTCCATGAATCGCTGAATGATTGTACCCTTGCCGACCCCGGACGGTCCACAGACAATCAGAGGATCCAACACCACGCCATCGGTCTCGACATCGTTAATAAACCACTCTTTGCTAATACGGACCGATCCGACAAATCGAACGACGACACGACGGAGAGTCCTGGGGATAGTCGGGATTGAAGCGAGGGCGAGGATACGCCCCTTTCGACCCGTGCCGACAAAGATGCCCCGGCAAAAGACATCACTTGCCGATTGCGCAAACCGGAAAGCATTGTTCCGACCGTAAGAGCCGTAGAAAATAGCCAGGCCGTACGCGGGACCATTGTCCTCGTCTCGACACGTAGATTGCCAACGCTTTAGTTTTGGTCGTCCGCAACTGTTGTGAGTGTGTCGTATCGTATCGTCGGTGCCTTGTCAAGTGTCGAGTAGGACGTACCGGTATATAACGTTTCTGTTAGGAGCGCTGTATGGATGGCACGGCGTTGGAGCACGTCGGTTGGGAGCAATCCTCACGGACGGTGACGACATGGGGTGAGTCAACAAGTCCCGTCCGCTCGACTTTCTGTCTGTCTTCGTTCCGTTTCCTCGAGACGACGTCTTCGTATACGCGGAGTATCAATACAAAACATATGCCCCTTCCGATACGTCTGCGCGGCTTGAACGTTGGTTCACGATGTTTCACGACTCCTGTTACAGTGAACAGTTCAACTGTAAAAccacgacggcgtcgttcTGGTTGGTTCGGCTGGTCGATCGATTCCGTCGGTTCGTTCCACGCGAGTCGACGATGGAGAGATCCCGGAGGACGTGACTGCTGGTGACGCATACCGGAATTTCTAGAAAGTACCATGAAGCATTCCCAGCTGTCGTCGGTCACGGATGCATCGGAACAGTCACCTTTAGCGGACGCCCTGCCAAAGCCTGGCGCCGGTCCTCATTCCCAGCGGAAACCTACACCAAGCCCGCTTCCTCTGGAATGGACCCGTGTCCAGCGCAAACGCAAGCTTCCAGTGAATGCCTCATCGAGTCAAGAAAATGCTGCCGATCTAGACGAATACTGCTGTGACGACGCTTCCTGTCGTCACGTAATACGGCTCCGACGAGAACAACAAGGGGAACCAGAAAACAACGCTCACGACCAAGGCACTCCGTCGGCATCGCATAGGCGCTACGTAGGGAAGGCTATCTTCCTACTCCACGACAGTAACCCCGACTGGATTCAGGGGTACTTTTTCCCCAATGGTGCGATCAAGCCTTGGGGATTGTTGGCGGTCCAACAAGACATTGACGAATGTCTGCAGTGCACGGCTGGTGGATATCGCGTGGTCCAGCTCACCATTTTGCCGTTTGATCGTACCAACATGATCAAGAAACAGagcgttgctgctgttgaaTGGATTGGTGGTGATATGATGTGTTTGAAACATCCATTGGTCCAAATGCAGGGAGAACAGCTCGTGACGGGAGAAAAGGCGGTACCAACCGTAGAGACCATCTTTGCTACCTTACTAACCAAACTACGGTCGTCCCGGGAATCCGAGTCTACCACCACTCCCGTACTGAAATTGCTTCCGGATCTCGCCATTGTAAGTGGCACAATGCAAATTCTCATGCCGTACTCCGATGTCGACGACATGCTCTGGTAGGGAAGTGAACGAGAACTTGGCACGGCGGTTCGCATTTTTTGTGCCGTAAATTGATCCGTTTAATACCTCTACTACCCTATGATCAGCATCTAAACTATAATTGATCCCATGGTTTGTCCTGTTTATACGCTATCCAAAATTTGAAGTTCTCTAGAGGTCATGAAAGGTCTCAAAGCTGGCTCACTTGGTGCGCACAAATTCGGCTCGTGGATACCGCCCCCGGTACAGGTACAGGGTCCCCGTGAGAAGTTTGATTTTCTGCATGTTACCCCCCTCGTCGCCTCGCTTTTTCGGAGAAGGCTTTTTTACCACGGGAACACTTTCAATACCCTTGAATAGATCCACGCTGCCTCCTTTACTGCGGGTGACGGCTCTGGTCTGATTGGTGGTCCCAGGCGGACTCGCTGGAGCACACATCGTCGTGGTGGCGACGTGCTTGACGGTCGCCGCCGATGCCTTGCGCGCCGCGGCCTTgactttcttcttcgtgtTGGTGTGAACGGCGGTGGTGGTACTACTATCGCTTTCCATTGGAGAGACAACGACGCTGTCCTCAACATCCGGTCCCAACTCGTGTTTCGCGATAATCGCGGTGTCATCGTGGAAGGCGCCTGTCCAGTGCATCGTCGAGTCCGCCGTTCCGGGGGACTGGTCAGACTTTCGTACAGTTGTGCTGGGGAACGTATCAACCTCGGTTCCCTGGGATCGTGCAAGCTAATGTGAATCGCGGATATAGTATGTGAGCAACAGGAATTGTATTCAAGTACTATCGGGAGCTGTCGGAGACGCTCGCACAGAGGCGGCATAACAACACGACCGCAGGATCCCGATGCTGAAGCTTACCTCATCCTTGTCACAGTTAGTGTACGCGGGTCCCTTGACGGGCTGGGAACGTCGAGTAGAAACCATCTTAATAAGCAAATGAAAAGTGTATGTGGTCAAAGAACTTCTTTGGAGTGATGTGTCAAGGTTTGTTTCCCCTTGCAATGAAACCAACCGTAAGCGGCCGTGTATGTTTTTGTGACGACGGAACGTACCGAGCGAGAACTTTCCAGAAATAAGCGAGAAGAGGTGACAGTGAACTACCGCATTCACGGACGGTGCGGTTCGCCGTGCCATCTTGTCGGGCGTGTCCGTGTGCCAATGGAAAGCGACGCGGCGTGCCCAATTTACCAACAGTAACAATCACTTGGCAACTTCGATGTCCGCATGGGAAATATCAAAAGAAAAACGCTCCTTTGATTGGTCCTGGTCATAGAAATTGATAAAAACACTCATAGTGGCATCTCCGTCTGCTATTTACCATATAAGTAAGATCGTTAAACCTCTCGAAGCGCGACGCTTTATCCCCACGAACGGCTCTACGCGCTGTCACTACTGGAAATTCCTTGATTGCGTCAGTGCCAACTAATTGACAGAGGAGCCTGAAACATTTCTGCCCAGTGATTCCATCTTTCTCGAGAATATCGCAAGACAGTAATCTATCTGATACTATGTCAAATGTTAGTGAAAGAATATATCGTACATTTACAGGATAGCTTTGCCGTTCAAGAGAGCGAGTGCGATACGATTTCTGCATTGGTTGACCATACTTTGATCGAACACCAAAGGGCAATCTTTAGATAAAAAGTCGGCAAACATACACGCAAACACTCCGCAGTCGTAACCTGGTTCGTCAAAAACAATGGTAAACAAAGTTCTCGTTCAGCCAACCGTTCTCGCATCGTATACTTCCTACGTACCGTTTTTTTGACGTGGTGTATCCGATAAGCACGGCACAAGTGTCCACGCATCGGCGTCCGGTAACGGAGCACCTTCCTTAGCTTGATGCTCGTCTTGGATGTAGCGAAAAATTGCCTTTAAATGATACATACCACCATCCCCCATGGAGTCATAGAACTGAACCTTCTTTTGTTGCATAAAGACAACTGCGCATACCCAGTGCATCCGACTGACATTGATGGGAAAGAAGATTTTGTCAAGATTGAAGATGTCCTTGCCTGGCAGTCGATACCTTGTAAGAACATAGAGACAACAAAACAGAAGGCCCTTTTCTCTGATAACGTACCTGGAACCTTTTTGGACCATCGTTTCACGTTGTTGTAGTTGTATTTACCGCGGAGTGATGGATTGGAATGTTCCTCGTctaaaagcttcgtgatgAAAAACGACTTGAAGAAATGACATCGCTTGCGGTTGGGATCTGCCTTGCATAATTCCTCG
Proteins encoded:
- a CDS encoding predicted protein — its product is MSQIPDPRYVTHSAFFEEIIVNKGSRIIDISSFLQPTVLPLASTEKDHNFLLESPTATYRISFVSSSMRTRCIRAHSTFRQLAFASTCTTTTIVWWTVFSTIPFLRSAAVASFVYPRLTLTSLSLESGYRPFFGRAIKAIRSTTRSVSSATTEMSMNSAKMDAPASHRNKQVIWDVLKCKVFDAVVSCSSQSTIFSILEIAAGSGIHTSFFASQLDLYLLDQSSSQSCSWYPSDPSASARASIQAYVDDEVAGRTSRVTVHSPLELTLHESGVNPLETRSLLDDISQERTLRLILCINMVHISPWSATVGLFQQAGIRLAPEGILFLYGPFRVRGTCVESNLKFEEWLKAMDPNYGVRNLEDAVALATANGLELVETIEMPANNLSVVFRKALP
- a CDS encoding predicted protein, which codes for MVASGFVDNNVSQSCHVLATAGNDNDINLWRVSFADEEELRNTETPETPIFEHRQLEPSTSIHYICSLSRHEGPVNVVKFSPDGLHLATAGDTGTIIVWSVPVAKRGNGNGRHFWSSIAREADLHMQIVTRTGEGIADVSWSADSKRFLAGSIDHSVFSSWKIVYRNGIDHTHFVQGVAYDPLGVYLASMSSDRTVRVWTRKSPLKKNKQVLRPVNVHSSSVVPPVEQSRNTIVVKQHLFADEPTLQSFFRRLSWTTDGAFLVTPAALYHPPQASEPVYATYLYARHKLDEPYKVLAGLETPSVAVRPNPVLFQLPSGATYNEDCKENQAGMSTCNKPSTSGLPYRSIFAVLTWNTVLIYDTYHDTPLSVVKGLHYANLSDATWSDDGHVLIVSSTDGYVSVLQFALGELG
- a CDS encoding predicted protein, with translation PLIVCGPSGVGKGTIIQRFMEQRGGDQFFAFTTSHTTRAPREGEVDGVHYHFVSSERMHEFLAQDYFVESAHVHGNYYGTSWQSLRDVQQASINTNTDTSRSMKRPLMDIDVQGVQNIKILEKKPPLGILLRPQYIFIAPPSIAELQVRLVGRGSESPETIQKRVGNAAKEVEYGRRLGNFDKIVTNDDLDRAVEDFDTAVRDLYGL
- a CDS encoding predicted protein; the protein is MKHSQLSSVTDASEQSPLADALPKPGAGPHSQRKPTPSPLPLEWTRVQRKRKLPVNASSSQENAADLDEYCCDDASCRHVIRLRREQQGEPENNAHDQGTPSASHRRYVGKAIFLLHDSNPDWIQGYFFPNGAIKPWGLLAVQQDIDECLQCTAGGYRVVQLTILPFDRTNMIKKQSVAAVEWIGGDMMCLKHPLVQMQGEQLVTGEKAVPTVETIFATLLTKLRSSRESESTTTPVLKLLPDLAIVSGTMQILMPYSDVDDMLW
- a CDS encoding predicted protein; its protein translation is MTVLERWRRRKDQRKTSLGRQPSLRKGRNGWPLLKRKEASFRLTDFRVRNPIERHLQQESMGRFNVEALVLRAIKVEVIDLLRDAGGSCTVLAMANAVSGSPRVQECVGDAADSENDAWGLAFLDLIPGRAARKKSNARLAKRYEFINALHKLEASPSSSEARISSWEEALERLRTVLNTQFAEADGSDGLSIPDDLLEESIVDKYLLRAQAIKLQQIEELEHSQNQWLQISNAALSQRISQVDANQLDEADRLMRARLDAEYEKREKRLQSTSLAELEAKLIQEERNREARERALSLMRPLEDAELKIVHEAMSHVGNPNEIVAQAGVDSVQRESFQRLAPAQWLNDEVIHYFYVMLANRDEELCKADPNRKRCHFFKSFFITKLLDEEHSNPSLRGKYNYNNVKRWSKKVPGKDIFNLDKIFFPINVSRMHWVCAVVFMQQKKVQFYDSMGDGGMYHLKAIFRYIQDEHQAKEGAPLPDADAWTLVPCLSDTPRQKNVIVTVGKLGTPRRFPLAHGHARQDGTANRTVRECGSSLSPLLAYFWKVLARSSLTTYTFHLLIKMVSTRRSQPVKGPAYTNCDKDELARSQGTEVDTFPSTTVRKSDQSPGTADSTMHWTGAFHDDTAIIAKHELGPDVEDSVVVSPMESDSSTTTAVHTNTKKKVKAAARKASAATVKHVATTTMCAPASPPGTTNQTRAVTRSKGGSVDLFKGIESVPVVKKPSPKKRGDEGGNMQKIKLLTGTLYLYRGRYPRAEFVRTK